The Acidianus manzaensis genome has a window encoding:
- a CDS encoding ATP-binding protein, whose translation METNTDSEDKIINDLSKKLDEAESEAKTWGKIIGRITRYETVRIGEEELIGVDIAFEDYLNSEITKGQYLAIRGITRPVIMIGQVYSITRADVLSRLGIRELTYPKDPTTIITTTYIELQPIAELEKKIEGGDKIQEIIRPAVSPIDPQSPVFIPKAKLLEKILRIPKQGITIGRIFSGGEEIEAKVRLDEETLKHHTLILGTTGSGKTTLLKNVIISEEIPKQTLVFDRQRDFVNFMIDKKKEFAVVMPVSEKPNPKVSIQDFVQDFANWYECTVTSIKVNGGFVDCKGTQVFVIPYSINFFDNFKTFNRITPYFTSKASMYWEGIVNKTFEILGAELHEFTQTYVGEDDLALFLRDRLRPGDLISSNKISISYPVKITKFMSKSHVSYDSKSNSLGINLGKAFLDSMDSLSLAPSTKEAIIRTLKAYDSYGIFTVPGTVDFDPSDVFSLYDNVIVDLSWVMEASTSVEAVASIAYKILDQIFAWKNELYVRKQKSPLTLIIMDEAHEYFPQTNQETVSKDIVEGLINRIMRLGRVRNIGVILATHVPDDLNPLVLQLSNTKIVMRNDTHVLKSIGMEKFDDFLRHAIPGLGIVDSIDFSEIPIKTVLPY comes from the coding sequence ATGGAAACTAATACTGATAGCGAAGATAAAATAATAAATGATTTGTCAAAAAAACTCGATGAGGCTGAAAGTGAAGCAAAAACTTGGGGAAAAATTATAGGAAGGATAACTAGGTATGAGACTGTTAGGATAGGAGAAGAAGAATTAATTGGAGTAGATATAGCTTTTGAAGATTATCTAAACAGTGAAATAACGAAAGGACAGTACTTAGCAATAAGAGGGATAACTAGACCGGTAATAATGATAGGTCAAGTTTATTCTATTACAAGGGCTGACGTATTATCTAGATTAGGCATAAGGGAATTGACTTATCCAAAAGATCCTACTACAATAATTACCACAACGTATATAGAATTACAGCCTATAGCTGAGTTAGAGAAGAAAATAGAAGGAGGAGATAAGATACAAGAAATAATAAGACCTGCAGTATCTCCTATAGATCCGCAAAGCCCTGTTTTTATTCCAAAGGCAAAGCTTTTGGAAAAGATTCTTAGGATACCTAAACAAGGAATAACTATTGGAAGAATATTTTCTGGAGGAGAAGAAATAGAAGCTAAGGTCAGACTGGATGAAGAGACTTTAAAACATCATACTCTAATCTTAGGAACTACTGGATCAGGTAAAACTACTCTTCTTAAAAATGTTATAATAAGCGAGGAAATTCCAAAACAAACTCTAGTTTTTGATAGGCAAAGAGATTTTGTGAATTTTATGATAGATAAGAAGAAAGAATTTGCCGTAGTAATGCCAGTATCTGAAAAACCTAATCCTAAAGTTTCAATTCAAGATTTTGTTCAGGACTTTGCAAATTGGTATGAATGTACTGTAACTTCAATAAAGGTTAACGGAGGATTTGTAGATTGTAAAGGAACTCAAGTTTTCGTAATACCTTACTCAATTAACTTCTTTGATAATTTTAAGACTTTCAATAGAATAACTCCTTATTTCACTTCTAAAGCTTCAATGTATTGGGAAGGGATAGTTAATAAAACATTTGAAATATTAGGAGCTGAACTTCACGAATTTACTCAAACTTACGTGGGAGAAGATGATTTAGCTCTCTTTCTGAGGGATAGACTAAGACCAGGCGACTTAATATCTTCAAATAAAATTTCAATATCTTATCCAGTAAAAATAACCAAATTCATGAGTAAATCACATGTTTCATATGATTCAAAGAGCAATAGTTTGGGGATAAACTTAGGGAAAGCGTTTTTGGACTCAATGGATTCGCTAAGTTTAGCTCCTAGTACAAAGGAGGCAATAATAAGAACGTTAAAGGCTTACGATAGTTATGGAATATTTACTGTACCTGGGACAGTAGATTTTGATCCATCTGACGTATTTTCCTTGTACGATAATGTAATAGTTGACTTGAGCTGGGTTATGGAAGCTTCTACTTCAGTTGAAGCTGTAGCTTCTATAGCTTATAAGATTTTAGATCAAATATTTGCATGGAAAAATGAACTTTACGTTAGGAAACAGAAAAGTCCTCTAACTCTAATTATAATGGATGAGGCTCATGAGTATTTTCCTCAAACTAACCAAGAAACAGTATCAAAGGATATCGTGGAAGGTTTAATAAATAGAATAATGAGGTTAGGTAGAGTTAGGAATATAGGCGTAATCTTAGCTACTCATGTTCCAGATGATTTAAATCCTTTAGTTTTGCAGTTATCTAATACTAAAATTGTAATGAGGAACGATACTCATGTATTAAAGAGTATAGGAATGGAGAAATTTGACGATTTTCTAAGGCATGCTATTCCAGGTTTAGGAATAGTTGACTCAATAGATTTTAGTGAGATCCCAATAAAAACTGTGCTACCGTATTAG
- a CDS encoding DNA double-strand break repair nuclease NurA, translating to MSLRLKKSIKDVMAEIANAKKNLPEKEIDHEGDPEHEISEGEKVMSIELLNEFKPVAYSKLEQEYNSIASIDSSSRYLRDVSVNSVLVGLSIYSSKKGFIYGPYNVDNPYMGISSYKKILDSVTINDKNIRTKNVVGYPFVTDIDNEYKIDDIADELRTESENIGITIVNNHDLVIVDGPIYPTPLELTGEIELNTEARVCHRIAYAKLVKERIDLVTGKNVIGIVKRLENSKKLSNDETVKEAFKKKGRKINNLKDPTVLELIDEYFCKKSNSYICTIGPFKIDYALSVKDENNVCYNGTVLENPPSKYAYYVILRTPYFSPSFFRVESLNKDIEKQLSTAFSRISERLIPTYIELVDKMSKRVSASLFIYAYEVASNYLSIIHDDKLSYSNTVAQFLLGSH from the coding sequence ATGAGCTTAAGATTAAAGAAAAGCATCAAAGACGTAATGGCAGAAATTGCTAACGCTAAGAAGAATTTACCAGAAAAGGAAATAGACCATGAAGGTGATCCAGAACACGAAATATCAGAAGGAGAAAAAGTAATGAGCATAGAATTGTTAAACGAATTTAAACCCGTAGCTTACTCTAAACTAGAACAAGAATACAATAGCATAGCATCAATAGATTCTTCTTCACGATATTTAAGGGATGTATCAGTTAATAGCGTTCTAGTAGGTCTTTCCATATATAGTTCAAAAAAAGGCTTTATTTACGGTCCTTATAATGTAGATAATCCTTACATGGGCATTAGTAGTTATAAGAAAATTTTAGATTCAGTCACAATTAACGACAAAAATATAAGGACAAAAAACGTAGTAGGATATCCTTTCGTTACTGATATAGATAATGAATATAAGATAGATGATATAGCTGACGAATTAAGAACCGAATCTGAAAACATTGGAATAACCATAGTTAATAATCACGACTTAGTTATAGTAGATGGGCCAATTTATCCCACTCCATTGGAATTGACAGGAGAAATTGAATTAAATACTGAAGCTAGAGTATGTCATAGGATAGCTTACGCTAAATTAGTCAAAGAGAGAATAGATCTTGTAACTGGTAAGAATGTTATAGGTATAGTTAAAAGATTAGAAAATTCCAAAAAACTATCTAATGATGAGACAGTAAAAGAAGCTTTTAAGAAAAAAGGAAGGAAAATAAATAATCTAAAAGATCCTACTGTGCTAGAACTTATTGACGAATACTTCTGCAAAAAATCTAATTCATACATTTGTACTATAGGTCCATTCAAAATAGATTATGCCCTTTCAGTTAAAGATGAAAATAATGTCTGTTATAATGGGACAGTACTAGAAAATCCACCTAGCAAATACGCTTATTACGTAATACTTAGAACTCCTTACTTTTCTCCTTCATTTTTCAGAGTTGAAAGCCTTAACAAAGACATAGAAAAACAATTGAGTACAGCATTTTCAAGAATATCAGAAAGATTAATTCCAACTTACATTGAGTTAGTAGATAAAATGAGTAAACGCGTTTCAGCCTCACTATTCATTTACGCTTATGAAGTAGCTTCAAATTACTTAAGTATAATACATGATGATAAACTTTCCTATTCTAATACGGTAGCACAGTTTTTATTGGGATCTCACTAA
- a CDS encoding MFS transporter gives MHNPLGEFENRRLNLFHIKTTLIAGAGQVVDGYDLTAASLVLASMEVYFGNSLLQLSTVLFASIILGNILGAIIFGYLAKHGRKKFYGIDAMLMIFGALFQAFATSAYEIAILRFLLGLGIGADYVLSPLINAEYANIKDRGKLMAISGGFMWNFGALLSAIVTLYLAQIFPQSTLWRVVLALGSVPAIAVVVFRRKFPETPHYLLYVKKDLNELKEKYGLTVDNINISKIVLKAVLPVLFIASLTWYLYDISAYSSVFFGPNVIAERIGVNGVLFELIILAIFSVPWNFTSSLLADRLGRKKLQAIGFIGMGVFTLLFAFLIGKVDILTTLIIYGMSSIFNSLGPGTIVGFWGVELFPAEIRGITQGITVVSGRMGVLTTTFLFPIILQNYGIVTTMILLGILGIVASIITLRLPEPKGKSLSEVSVGKESMKQTSADKNS, from the coding sequence GAAAATAGAAGACTGAATTTATTTCATATAAAAACTACTTTAATCGCTGGAGCAGGACAAGTGGTTGATGGTTATGATCTTACTGCTGCTTCTTTAGTGTTAGCTTCAATGGAAGTTTATTTTGGAAATTCTTTGCTTCAACTTTCTACAGTGCTTTTTGCATCTATAATATTAGGAAATATATTGGGAGCTATTATTTTTGGATATTTAGCTAAGCATGGTAGGAAAAAGTTCTATGGAATTGATGCTATGTTGATGATTTTTGGAGCTCTATTTCAAGCTTTTGCTACTTCCGCGTACGAAATAGCAATACTTAGATTCCTTTTAGGATTAGGAATTGGGGCTGATTATGTTTTGTCTCCTTTAATAAATGCTGAATATGCTAATATTAAGGATAGAGGAAAATTAATGGCTATTTCAGGCGGTTTTATGTGGAATTTTGGAGCTCTATTGTCTGCTATAGTTACCTTATATTTAGCTCAAATATTTCCTCAATCGACGTTATGGAGGGTCGTATTAGCTTTAGGTAGTGTTCCAGCTATAGCGGTAGTAGTGTTTAGGAGAAAATTTCCTGAGACTCCTCATTATTTGCTTTATGTTAAGAAAGATTTAAATGAATTAAAGGAAAAATATGGCTTAACTGTTGATAATATTAATATTTCTAAAATAGTGTTAAAAGCAGTTTTACCAGTGCTTTTTATTGCTTCTTTAACATGGTATTTATACGATATTTCTGCTTATTCTAGTGTTTTCTTTGGTCCTAATGTGATAGCTGAAAGGATAGGAGTTAATGGAGTTCTATTTGAATTGATAATATTAGCTATATTTTCAGTGCCTTGGAATTTTACTAGTTCTCTCTTGGCTGATAGGTTAGGTAGGAAAAAATTGCAGGCTATAGGTTTTATAGGTATGGGAGTTTTTACTTTACTTTTTGCGTTTTTAATTGGAAAAGTCGACATACTTACGACTTTAATAATATATGGCATGAGTAGTATTTTTAATTCATTGGGTCCAGGTACGATAGTAGGTTTCTGGGGAGTTGAATTATTTCCTGCAGAAATTAGAGGAATAACTCAAGGAATAACTGTGGTTAGTGGGAGAATGGGAGTTTTAACTACTACCTTCTTATTTCCAATAATATTGCAAAATTATGGAATTGTAACTACAATGATTCTCTTAGGAATATTAGGAATTGTAGCGAGTATTATTACGTTAAGACTTCCAGAACCAAAAGGAAAAAGTCTATCTGAAGTATCCGTTGGCAAAGAATCAATGAAGCAAACATCGGCAGATAAGAATTCCTAA